The Ardenticatena maritima DNA window AGCGTTCAGCCAGTTCATGCACATACGCCCAATCGGCTTTGCCGCCGCGCACATCATTGAAAAAGCGCAAGTGGGCTTCGGCGGTCATGCTTTCGTCGAGATGAAGTTCGCCGGGCAAATAGCCGGTGCGCGCGCGCACCTCAACGGAGTGGCGCAAGGCGTCCAGCCCTAAAATGCGAATATGCCCCGCCTGTGGGAAAATCATGCCCAACATGCAGCGGATAGTGGTCGTTTTCCCCGCGCCGTTGGGTCCCAAGAACCCAAAAATCTCGCCCCGTTTCACTGTCAATGAAACGCCGCGCAATGCATGTACATCGCCATACCATTTTTGCACATCGCGCAATTCGATGGTGATTTCATCCGCCATCTGCTCGCCGCCCTTCAGTTCATTTGAAGAAAATTTAGCATGGCAAATAGTAACCCCGCTCAGATGGAGCGTCAAGCCTGATTGGTATCGGTGACATCGTAGGCAAACAGCGCCGGCAAGCCGCCCGTGTGCCAGAAGACGACATGCTCGCCCGGCTTCCAGCGTCCACTGCGCGCCATGTCCACCAAACCGGCGAGGGCTTTACCCGTATAGACGGGGTCGGTCAAGATGCCTTCGGTTTGCGCGAGCAGGTGGATGGCATATCGCGCTCCGGGCGTCAGCCGCGCATAGCCAGGCCCCACATACGCATCGGTGACACGCACCGCTTCGACGGCCGGCGTGCGCAACCCATAGCGGACGGCGGCGGCGCGTGCAATGCTGATGACTTTGTCGGTCAATTCGGGAGTGCGCTCATCCACACTCACGCCAAGAATGGGCGCGGAGAAAAACCCGGCGGCTTGCGCCAGCAGAAGCCCGGCTTGTGTGCCCCCACTGCTCGATGTGATGACAATTTCCGCCGGTTCGATGCCGTGCGCCGCCAGTTGCTGCGCCAGTTCGACACCCGCCGCGGCATATCCCAGCGCGCCCGTGGCGTTCGAGCCGCCGTAGGGAATGAGATAGACGCGCCGCCCTTCGGCTTCCAGTTCGGCTTTGACACGCTCGCCCCAATCGCGCGGGGGATGGGGGTTGAGGCGAATTTCCGCCCCCAGCAGCGTATCGAGCAGAAGGTTGCCCACACGCGGCGCCTGGGGGTCGCCCCGCAAAAGCAAAACGGCGCGCAAGCCCAATTTGCGCGCGGCGGCGGCCGTTTGGCAAGCATGGTTGGATTGCCACGCGCCCAGGGTGATGACGGTATCGCACCCCTGCGCAAGGGCTTCGGCAAGCAAAAATTCGAGTTTGCGCACCTTGTTGCCCCCCATGACGAGAGGCGTGAGGTCGTCGCGCTTCATCCAGATGATGGGCCCCTCTGGGGCAACAGCGCGCGTGAAACGGTGCAACCGCATGAGTGGCGTCGGTTCCGCCAACAATTCAACACGTGGGGCATGAGGCCAGCGCATATCCCTGTTCCTTTCATGTGCGTTCAGTCTTCGCGTTCAAACCAAAATGCGCGCGAGGCAAGGTCGAGCGTCCAGCGCACCGTGCGCAATGCTTCGTGCCCAATCAAACCACCAATACGAAATCCATAGCGCCATTCGAGCGAAGGGGAGAAAAGCCCCGCCAGGGCTTCAACATCATGCAGGGCGAGCGGTCCTACACGCAGTTCTTCCACGCGCAACAAGGTCACGTCGTGGGTTCCACTGCCACTGACGCCCTGCAAAGGCATGCCGCTTTCGAGCGGCACGCCCGATTGGGTGAATGTGCTGGGGGGCGCACTCAGCGCCGCACCGGCGAACCCACTCGCAACAGCAAAAAGGTGTTCGCGCCCGTTGAGAGCGCCCGGCACAAGCAAGAGATGGTCATCCAACAGCCAGAACGGGACAGGGGTTGCGCCGTCGGGCATGCGTCGCGCCCCAGGTGGTTCGAGATACACCATGCCGCCGGGGAGGTCTACTGTGGTGCAAAATTGCGCCAAGAGGTTGAACCCGATGAAGCCGCTGATTTGCGGTGCGCGGCTTTGAATGTCTTCGGCTTCGGCTGGCACATTTTCCAGCACAATGTCGCCCAACCGCAAGCGGGGAATCACGGTGTGGTGGACCGCAACATGGCGGTCGCTCGCCGCCGTGCGTGATGGTTGCACGCCAAAACTGGGCAACCCAAGTTCGTCAAGCAGGCGCACGTCGAGTGTCAATTCGCCCGTGCCGGTATCCACGACGAACAGATGATCGCGATTGCCAAGGGTGAGCAGAACGAAGGGGACGGGGTCGCGAGCCACAAGTGGAAGCGCGGTTGCATCGGCGTTGGAGGCGCGCCGGTAGGGGGTGTGTTCCCCCAAAGCGGCGAGTTTGTTGGCGCGTGCGCGCTCGCCGAGCGCGGCGAATTGTTCAGCGGCCAAATCGAAGCGGTTGAGGCGGTAGTACGCCCAGGCGAGGTCACGGCGCGCGCGCTGCTCGGCGTCGGCGGGAGCAGCCACTTCTTCGCCAGTTTGAAGGACAGCGAGGGCGTGTTCCAGCAAAATGATGGCGGCGCCAACGTCGTTTTCCATCAGATGCAAACGTGCGCGCCCCCGCAATGCTTCAACATCCGTTGGGTCGTTATGTAAAGCCATGTCAAAGCGTTGGGCTGCGCCTTTGAAATCAGCGGCGTCAAACAACGCCCAACCAATTGCAGTTTGTTCAGGGAGTTTGGGTTCGTCGGACATAGGGCTATCTCGTTTCGGGTAATGCAGTTTCAATCGCACGGCGGAGGTAGGCTGTGCCGCGCCAACCTGTGATGCGCGCCGTCATATCGCCATCAGGTGCAAAAACCAGGGTAGTGGGCAATGCGCGCACATGGTAGCGTTGTTGCCAGCGCCCATCGGTGTCAATCGTGTAGGGCAACGTGAGCCCTTCTTCACGCAGGAAACGCTCGACGACTTCCGGCGGTTCGTCGGTATTGATGAGCAGCACAATCACGCCCTGGTCGGCGTAGGTGTGCGCCATTGTTTGCAGTTCCGGCAATTCCTGGCGACAAGGCCCACACCACGACGCCCAGAAGTTGAGCACCAATGTGCGCCCCTTGAAATCCTCTTCGGTCCATGTGCGCCCGCTCGCGTCGGTCAGCCCCACGGGCCATGTTTCTTCGCTCTGCGACGATGCGGCTTGCCGGCGTTGCTGCTCCCAAAACGAAGGCGGACGCACCGACCAGAAAAAGAGCACGAGGGCGCAGAAACAAAGGAAGCAGAAAAGGGCGGCTAGCGCCGCCCCACACCCACCCAACAGCCAGAGATTGCGTTTGTTCTTCATAGCATTCCCAGCATTCTCATTCGACATTTACGCATTCTTCAAACGAGGGTCAAGCGCATCACGCAAGCCGTCCCCCAACAAGTTGAAGCCGAGCACGGTAATCATGATGGCCAAACCGGGGAAGAAGACCAGGTGCGGCGCGCTAAACACCTGATTGCGCTCGGCGCTGAGCATCGCCCCCCATTCGGGAGTGGGCGGCTGAGCGCCCAACCCAAGGAAGGAAAGCGCGGCGGCATCAAGAATAGCGGTCGCGATACCCAACGTTGCCTGCACAATCAGCGGCGAAATGGAGTTCGGCAAGATGTGACGGAACAAGATGTTGATGGGACGCACACCCAGCGCACGCGCCGCGGTCACGTATTCTTCTTCTTTTGTGGAAAGCACACTTGAACGAATGACACGCGCATACGCCGGGATGGTCACGATGGTAATGGCTAACATGGCGTTGATGAGGCCAGGCCCCAAAACGCTCACGATAGCAATCGCCAACAAGAGCGACGGAAACGCCAGGAGCACGTCCAGAATGCGCATAATCAGGTTATCAAGCCATCCACCAACGTAGCCCGCAATCGCGCCCAGCAAAGTGCCGACCACCACAGCCATGGTGACCGTGATGAACCCCACACGCAATGAAATACGGGTGCCGTAGATGATACGGCTGAATTGGTCGCGGAAGTTGCCATCAATCCCCATGATGTGCTGTGGTTTTTCTTTGGGGCACCCCAGCAGGTGAATGCACGGCGGTTCACGCTTGCTGACATCTTCCTTGCCAATGAGCACTTCGGTGGGTTCATACGGCGCAATGACAGGTGCAAAAATGGCAATTAGCACCAGCGTCCCAATGATGAACATGCCCAGCATGGCGGAACGCTGTCGCAAAAAGCGGCGCACCAACTGCCGCATGGGGCTATCAGGCGGACGGCGAGTCAACGTCGGGATATTTTGTTCGCTCGGAGCATGTGTTGGCTGTGTCATCGTCTCTGTGTCTCGTGTTCAGTGTTTGCTCGTGGTCATCTCACGTTGTCGCTCGGCTCATTCCAGGCGAATACGTGGGTCAAGGAAAGCGTATGAAATGTCCACAATCAGGTTGATGAGCACATAACTGAAAGCAATCACCAGCGTAAAGCCCTGAATGACAGGATAATCGCGGGCGGTGATTGCCTCGAACAAACTGCGTCCCACTCCCGCAAGGCCAAAAATGGTTTCGGTGAGCACAGCGCCGCTAAACACGGCCCCTAGTTGCAAGCCAATGATGGTCACAACAGGCAACATGGCATTCCGCAAAGCATGCACAAGAATCACACGCCACTCAGGCAAGCCTTTGGCGCGCGCCACTCGCACGTAATCACGCCCAAGCACTTCCAACATGCTGGAACGTGTCATACGAGCGATAATCGCCATGGGAATGGTGGCCAGCGCCACCGAGGGCAAAATCAGGTGGCGAATGGTATCCTTCAAAACTTCCCAATTGCCGGTGATGATGGAATTGAAAATGTAGAGGTTGGCAAAAAATTCAAGCAAACGGTACGTTGTTGTGCCCGGTTCAACGTCCCAACCATAGACTTCGTAAAAGGGTGTCGCCGTCAAGCCGGCGGTCAGTCGCCCGGACGGCGGCAACCAGAAGGGGGTATCTTTGAGGACGAGCGCAAAGAGGTACGCCAGCATCAACCCCAGCCAAAAGACGGGCATCGAGACGCCCACGTTGGCAAAAATCATGGTGAGCACGTCAATGATCGAGTTATGCCGCAATGCCGAGAGAATACCCGCCGGCACCCCCAATAGCGTGGCGATAATCAATGCGCTCAAGCCTAACTCGATCGTCTGCGGCAAGCGTTCAACCAAAATTTGGGTCACCGGGCGCTGAAAGCGCAACGAGTTGCCCAAGTCGCCTTTCAAAATATCGCGCGAGTAGATGGCGAACTGCACGGGGATGGGCTTGTCCAGCCCCTTTTCGCGGAAGAAGCGCGCGCACACTTCTTCTGTGGCTTTTTCACCCAGCATGGCCGTGCACGGGTCGCCGGGCACCATGCGCGCCAACGCAAATGTCACGGCTAAAACACCAAACAAAACCGGTATGGAGGCAAGGACGCGTCGTAAAATGTAGCGTAGCATCGGTTATCCCACGTATGCTTTTGCCAGATTGACAAAAAGGGGGCGCCGGCCCCGCCAAGAGACCGGCGCCCAAAAAGGCGATTATTCGCCCGTGTCGTTGATGAAACCACCCCACAGCGCCGAGAAGTACGTGAAGGCGCCGGAGTTGCCCTTGTGCAGCGGGTGCGAGGCGTCCCACTGCAAGCCCCACGAGACCACAACGTCGTTGGCGTCGAGCGTCGAGCCGTCGTGGAACTTCACGCCTTCGCGCAGCTTGCATGTCCAGACGGTGAGGTCTTCGTTGGGGTCGCAGGATGTCGCCAGCGCCGGCTGAACCGCCGTGCCGCCGACTTCATACGCCAGCAACGATTCGGTGACCTGCTCGCAGGCGCGCAGCGATTCGCCGTCGGTTTCG harbors:
- a CDS encoding D-cysteine desulfhydrase family protein, which encodes MRWPHAPRVELLAEPTPLMRLHRFTRAVAPEGPIIWMKRDDLTPLVMGGNKVRKLEFLLAEALAQGCDTVITLGAWQSNHACQTAAAARKLGLRAVLLLRGDPQAPRVGNLLLDTLLGAEIRLNPHPPRDWGERVKAELEAEGRRVYLIPYGGSNATGALGYAAAGVELAQQLAAHGIEPAEIVITSSSGGTQAGLLLAQAAGFFSAPILGVSVDERTPELTDKVISIARAAAVRYGLRTPAVEAVRVTDAYVGPGYARLTPGARYAIHLLAQTEGILTDPVYTGKALAGLVDMARSGRWKPGEHVVFWHTGGLPALFAYDVTDTNQA
- a CDS encoding aspartyl protease family protein; the encoded protein is MSDEPKLPEQTAIGWALFDAADFKGAAQRFDMALHNDPTDVEALRGRARLHLMENDVGAAIILLEHALAVLQTGEEVAAPADAEQRARRDLAWAYYRLNRFDLAAEQFAALGERARANKLAALGEHTPYRRASNADATALPLVARDPVPFVLLTLGNRDHLFVVDTGTGELTLDVRLLDELGLPSFGVQPSRTAASDRHVAVHHTVIPRLRLGDIVLENVPAEAEDIQSRAPQISGFIGFNLLAQFCTTVDLPGGMVYLEPPGARRMPDGATPVPFWLLDDHLLLVPGALNGREHLFAVASGFAGAALSAPPSTFTQSGVPLESGMPLQGVSGSGTHDVTLLRVEELRVGPLALHDVEALAGLFSPSLEWRYGFRIGGLIGHEALRTVRWTLDLASRAFWFERED
- a CDS encoding TlpA family protein disulfide reductase, whose translation is MKNKRNLWLLGGCGAALAALFCFLCFCALVLFFWSVRPPSFWEQQRRQAASSQSEETWPVGLTDASGRTWTEEDFKGRTLVLNFWASWCGPCRQELPELQTMAHTYADQGVIVLLINTDEPPEVVERFLREEGLTLPYTIDTDGRWQQRYHVRALPTTLVFAPDGDMTARITGWRGTAYLRRAIETALPETR
- a CDS encoding ABC transporter permease: MTQPTHAPSEQNIPTLTRRPPDSPMRQLVRRFLRQRSAMLGMFIIGTLVLIAIFAPVIAPYEPTEVLIGKEDVSKREPPCIHLLGCPKEKPQHIMGIDGNFRDQFSRIIYGTRISLRVGFITVTMAVVVGTLLGAIAGYVGGWLDNLIMRILDVLLAFPSLLLAIAIVSVLGPGLINAMLAITIVTIPAYARVIRSSVLSTKEEEYVTAARALGVRPINILFRHILPNSISPLIVQATLGIATAILDAAALSFLGLGAQPPTPEWGAMLSAERNQVFSAPHLVFFPGLAIMITVLGFNLLGDGLRDALDPRLKNA
- a CDS encoding ABC transporter permease codes for the protein MLRYILRRVLASIPVLFGVLAVTFALARMVPGDPCTAMLGEKATEEVCARFFREKGLDKPIPVQFAIYSRDILKGDLGNSLRFQRPVTQILVERLPQTIELGLSALIIATLLGVPAGILSALRHNSIIDVLTMIFANVGVSMPVFWLGLMLAYLFALVLKDTPFWLPPSGRLTAGLTATPFYEVYGWDVEPGTTTYRLLEFFANLYIFNSIITGNWEVLKDTIRHLILPSVALATIPMAIIARMTRSSMLEVLGRDYVRVARAKGLPEWRVILVHALRNAMLPVVTIIGLQLGAVFSGAVLTETIFGLAGVGRSLFEAITARDYPVIQGFTLVIAFSYVLINLIVDISYAFLDPRIRLE